TCTAAGCCTGTGACGATAACACCGGCTTCTCTTGCGATCAAAACACCCCCCGCTGTATCCCACGGTTTGAGACCAACTTCCCAGTAGCCGTCGAGTTTACCACAAGCAAGATAGCACAATTCAGCCGCAGATGAACCAAGTATCCTGATTTCCTGAGTAATTTTGGTAAGCCTTTCGATACTCTTGAGTGTCCAATCAAACAATGACTCATCGTATGGCCAACCTGTTACAAGAAATGATTTCTCCAACGATGATCTGTTCTTGTTAACGATTTGAGTGCCATTCAAAAAGGCACCAGAACCCTTCTTGGCATAGAACATTTCATCTGTCATTGGTAGATATACAGCCGCTTCCGTTATCTCACCATAATCTATTCTTGCAATACTGACTGCAAAATACGGAAGTGAGTGAACATAATTCAATGTACCATCGATCGGATCAACCACAAAAATACATTCGGCGTTTGGTATTTTCGTACCACCATCGCCCTCTTCAAGAACAAACCTTGCTTCGGGAAGATGTTCCAA
The DNA window shown above is from Thermotoga profunda AZM34c06 and carries:
- a CDS encoding inositol monophosphatase family protein, whose protein sequence is MKLICEAAKKAGIFAKEKFEKEHVINVKTRVSDVVTEVDVTCQKIIVDTILEHLPEARFVLEEGDGGTKIPNAECIFVVDPIDGTLNYVHSLPYFAVSIARIDYGEITEAAVYLPMTDEMFYAKKGSGAFLNGTQIVNKNRSSLEKSFLVTGWPYDESLFDWTLKSIERLTKITQEIRILGSSAAELCYLACGKLDGYWEVGLKPWDTAGGVLIAREAGVIVTGLEKDYDLESGEIVAAIPSIHEKLRKILREIK